The following proteins are encoded in a genomic region of Oryza brachyantha chromosome 11, ObraRS2, whole genome shotgun sequence:
- the LOC102717565 gene encoding sec1 family domain-containing protein MIP3, whose translation MGSVDLIAACVDAIRQIGDEIADALVYLDAGTLEAFQFIGAFPLLLELGARAICSLENASPLDSAADWHSSFAHPARKIVVITSRLLSDAHRYILRCLGNHGTISHCTVLTAISEVGHSAYVDSPLGPDAFREYETLLTQDHEELLKKYEKSDEHKDTVPYTEKDFTSDGDRYSNWESGVHYGSNSESSPTKKDLFGDESSQLETKGKRLSVTVCHFPMIFSPISSRTFVLPSEGTMAESCLSNNHEDSLSPGLPPISTGRSFDGDEIPPGVTLTAQFLYHLASKMDLKLDIFSLGDTSKVIGKLMMDMSSLYDVGRNKRSAGLLIVDRTLDLLTPCFHGDSFLDRMLSSLPRKEGASSYLVAKNPQTPSKHSPATVKRIPLDVKVPFEKVFSKEDPNSRTSMLPESIMSFMSGWNSPEVDSEVTWLPDYADKAHDDKLSCQHGSLSGSLLSNYAGVRYLESLLDRGAKDGLMLIKKWLMEALQNEKLSFPSKGRQGVPSVSELHSMVQMLSRDQLSLVRNRGVIQLALAAEMTLWDPQSSHWDAFTSAERILGVTSAESTQSLASELRDFINTSTSVESHKQANKMEVSQGLLSFQDVLLLTIIGYILAGENFPTSIAGGPFSWEDERSLKDIVVDSILDRPSFVKLRFLVGLENELEAKARPKVGDKSNDSIEPSKTTDDFDDQWDNWDDDDNTDDQKEEAYGDMQLKLEVRDRVDQLFKFFHNLSSMRLRNQTLGEGLAALSRFETDIYSRKGLLYKLLLAVLARYDIPGLEYHSSAVGRLFKSGLGRFGLGQSKPSFGDQSILIVFVVGGINALEVREVMKAISESSRPDVELILGGTTLLTPDDMFELMLGSSSFN comes from the exons ATGGGTTCGGTGGATCTGATCGCCGCCTGCGTCGACGCCATCCGCCAG ATTGGAGATGAGATTGCAGATGCACTAGTGTACCTTGATGCAGGCACTCTGGAGGCGTTTCAGTTTATAGGAGCTTTCCCCTTGCTTCTTGAGCTTGGTGCTCGCGCAATATGCAGCTTGGAAAATGCATCTCCGCTTGATAGT GCTGCTGACTGGCATTCAAGTTTTGCACATCCAGCAAGGAAGATTGTAGTGATTACATCACGCCTGCTTAGTGATGCTCATCGGTATATTTTGCGTTGCCTGGGAAACCATGGAACTATTTCACACTGTACTGTGTTGACAGCTATTTCTGAG GTTGGTCACTCAGCATATGTAGATTCCCCACTTGGACCAGATGCCTTCCGAGAGTACGAGACATTACTCACTCAGGATCATGAGGAACTTCTGAAGAAGTATGAAAAGTCAGATGAGCATAAAGATACCGTTCCTTACACTGAGAAAGATTTCACCTCGGATGGTGATAGATACTCCAATTGGGAATCTGGGGTGCATTATGGCTCTAATTCTGAATCTAGCCCAACAAAAAAGGATTTGTTTGGCGATGAGTCAAGCCAGCTAGAAACTAAAGGGAAAAGGTTATCTGTAACTGTATGTCACTTTCCAATGATTTTCTCTCCTATTTCTTCTAGGACTTTTGTTTTGCCATCTGAAGGCACAATGGCTGAATCATGTTTATCAAATAATCATGAAGATTCACTTAGTCCTGGGCTACCTCCTATTTCTACTGGTAGATCTTTTGATGGCGATGAGATTCCCCCTGGAGTAACATTGACTGCTCAGTTCCTCTATCACTTGGCCAGTAAG ATGGACCTAAAACTCGATATATTTTCACTTGGAGATACATCAAAGGTAATTGGGAAACTGATGATGGATATGTCAAGTCTATATGATGTTGGTCGTAATAAGAGATCTGCTGGCCTGCTGATCGTAGATCGTACACTTGATCTCCTTACTCCTTGCTTCCATGGTGACTCATTTCTTGATAGGATGCTGTCCTCCTTGCCACGCAAGGAAGGGGCTTCATCCTATCTTGTGGCCAAAAATCCACAAACTCCAAGCAAGCATTCTCCAGCTACTGTTAAACGCATCCCACTAGATGTAAAGGTGCCTTTTGAAAAAGTTTTCAGCAAGGAAGATCCTAACAGTAGGACCAGTATGTTACCCGAAAGTATCATGTCATTTATGTCTGGATGGAACTCTCCTGAAGTTGACTCTGAAGTTACCTGGCTACCTGATTATGCAGATAAAGCACATGATGACAAACTCAGCTGTCAACATGGTAGTTTAAGTGGTTCATTGCTATCCAATTATGCTGGAGTGCGCTACTTAGAATCGTTACTAGACAGAGGTGCAAAAGATGGGTTAATGCTGATTAAGAAATGGCTTATGGAAGCTTTACAGAATGAGAAGTTATCCTTTCCATCTAAAGGTCGGCAAGGAGTGCCTTCTGTCTCAGAGCTTCATTCTATGGTTCAAATGCTCTCAAGAGACCAGTTATCCTTGGTAAGAAACAGAGGGGTTATCCAATTAGCACTGGCTGCTGAAATGACTCTCTGGGATCCTCAAAGTTCTCACTGGGATGCCTTTACAAGTGCAGAGAGAATATTAGGTGTAACATCTGCAGAGTCAACTCAAAGTCTTGCTAGTGAGCTTCGTGATTTTATCAACACTAGTACTTCAGTGGAATCTCACAAGCAAGCTAATAAAATGGAGGTCTCGCAGGGTCTTCTAAGTTTTCAGGATGTTTTACTTCTAACAATTATCGGGTATATCTTGGCTGGTGAAAATTTTCCTACATCAATTGCTGGTGGTCCATTCTCATGGGAAGATGAGCGGTCTTTGAAAGATATTGTGGTGGACTCTATTCTTGACAGACCATCATTCGTGAAGCTCCGGTTCCTTGTTGGCTTGGAGAATGAACTTGAAGCTAAAGCTAGACCTAAAGTTGGTGACAAAAGTAATGACTCCATCGAACCTTCTAAGACTACTGATGATTTTGATGACCAATGGGATAACTGGGATGACGATGATAATACTGATGATCAAAAGGAGGAAGCTTATGGGGACATGCAACTTAAGTTAGAGGTACGAGACAGAGTTGACCAACTTTTTAAGTTCTTTCACAATTTGTCCAGTATGAGGTTAAGGAACCAAACTCTTGGAGAAGGGCTAGCAGCACTGAGCAGATTTGAGACTGACATCTACTCAAGAAAAGGCTTGCTCTATAAGTTGCTATTAGCTGTCTTGGCAAGGTATGACATTCCTGGCCTCGAATATCACTCGTCGGCCGTAGGACGCTTATTCAAAAGTGGACTGGGGAGGTTTGGGCTAGGACAG TCTAAACCAAGCTTTGGCGATCAAAGCATTCTCATCGTTTTTGTTGTCGGAGGCATCAATGCCCTTGAG GTCCGGGAAGTCATGAAGGCAATATCAGAGAGCAGCAGACCTGATGTGGAGCTTATTTTGGGTGGAACAACCCTTCTCACCCCAGATGACATGTTTGAGTTGATGTTGGGCTCATCCAGCTTTAATTAG
- the LOC102717293 gene encoding putative serine/threonine-protein kinase, which produces MDGVLQALVATVVAAAVILLPCLAIAFLCHRRASGAKPRCRYLPSSSSSAAAAALPVIAPNRSCERASSWSFYVSEDDVDSSLKKLSLDDLAGATGGFSPDNIIGDGSFGFVYRAVLPDGAAVAVKRLSADHGAGAGNREFRAELEVLGKLSHPNLARLLGFCAAGRDRLLVYELLERGSLDAWLYGDAITACPLPWPARLRIARGVAAALAFLHHGNEPAILHRDIKASNVLLDEGFEAKLADFGLARIATGGPAESHLSTQAAGTAGYMAPELCAGVGASVKADVYSFGVLMMEMVTGRRPSWPVKANARGTEMEMLRWAREKVETGAAMEIVDRQMAIQGEGREEAATQHEDEVRAFLDVARRCTEECPKHRPSMELVVAMLDDI; this is translated from the exons ATGGACGGCGTGTTGCAGGCTCTGGTCGCCAccgtggtcgccgccgccgtcatctTGCTCCCCTGCCTCGCCATCGCCTTCCtctgccaccgccgcgcgagcggcgccaagccccgctgccgctacctgccgtcgtcgtcgtcgtcggcggcggcggcggcgctccctGTCATCGCGCCGAACAGGTCGTGCGAGCGCGCCTCGTCGTGGTCGTTCTACGTCTCCGAGGACGACGTCGACAGCTCGCTCAAGAAGCTCTCGCTCGACGACCTCGCGGGCGCCACGGGCGGGTTCTCCCCGGACAACATCATCGGGGACGGGAGCTTCGGGTTCGTGTACCGCGCCGTGCTgcccgacggcgccgccgtggccgtcaAGCGGCTCTCCGCCgaccacggcgccggcgccggcaaccGCGAGTTCCGCGCCGAGCTGGAGGTGCTCGGCAAGCTCAGCCACCCCAACCTGGCGCGCCTCCTCGGCTTCTGCGCCGCCGGCAGAGACCGCCTCCTCGTCTACGAGCTCCTCGAGCGCGGCAGCCTCGACGCCTGGCTCTACGGCGACGCCATCACCGCCTGCCCGCTCCCCTGGCCGGCGCGCCTCCGCATCGCACGCGGCGTCGCTGCCGCGCTCGCGTTCCTGCACCACGGCAACGAGCCGGCCATCCTCCACCGCGACATCAAGGCCAGCAACGTCCTGCTCGACGAGGGCTTCGAGGCCAAGCTCGCCGACTTCGGCCTCGCCAGGATCGCCACCGGCGGCCCAGCCGAGTCACACCTCAGCACGCAggccgccggcaccgccgg gtaCATGGCACCAGAGTTATGTGCTGGCGTGGGCGCGAGCGTGAAGGCGgacgtgtacagcttcggCGTGCTGATGATGGAAATGGTGACCGGCCGGCGGCCGAGCTGGCCGGTGAAGGCGAACGCGAGAGGGACGGAGATGGAGATGCTGAGGTGGGCCAGGGAGAAGGTGGAGACGGGCGCGGCGATGGAGATCGTGGACCGTCAGATGGCGATCCAAGGGgagggaagagaggaggcggcgacgcagcaTGAGGACGAGGTGAGAGCGTTCCTGGACGTGGCGCGGCGCTGCACGGAGGAGTGCCCCAAGCACCGGCCGTCGATGGAGCTGGTGGTGGCCATGCTCGACGACATCTGA